The Drechmeria coniospora strain ARSEF 6962 chromosome 02, whole genome shotgun sequence genome has a segment encoding these proteins:
- a CDS encoding transcription factor SipA3, translated as MSIAAAQRPSGQGIPVGLNEAALDSPAFRASAAHFADQIDALEKWLNGYATSTSRLVHDVLGLEESVNAYLARSMPSAVESLVENDYSFLALKWVADGQRECWVQMLSSMRKLDGLVVEPIRAFLGNDLRNFKEIRRSLEQTQRSYDSILARYVGQSKTKEPSALREDAFSVYENRKAYLQASMDYCQLAPQLRFTVDKLLVKVCNELWEEMKRSRDVSASATRWSREMDRLRGWAKEMELSESVFRTELQHARRAIGESTMEDFKPSRELEDYSTSTVPLLGSRGPMSLRAKDEAPGISEKQGWLSLRVASSKPVRYTWVRRWYYCRDGVFGWLVAGSHGVLQGDEIGVLLCNARPAVGEERRFCLEVKTKNQTMMLQAETQKQLVQWLDVFEVTKKKAFEASMDRGSSSSSGGADPAFSISPPCMPEFSAKAADNPLGAADDSNPGFERSATLIVPSQDGHLATRHSLDANGSFGRRSFTALGKDLAMREDGESGREHAARIIQRLDLHRRSTFNAGGDAGSVAASNPPGGTMNSASSHNLLPVAPKLASRLAPPLDSAPGSLAPPTWAKPPTMTTLSRAAVFAAVERRGLGNGRKLPMSVVANFWGSHVWSAAGGAPEQPTLPRLDDNDPYGVVVQETAPTSLTRAAEKQADRDPSNYPMELHAQNPQFRLLFPNAAPGEKLVLVFRAAWSSVRESGSPSRPLQGDGRIFVTADNMYFYSQHMGLVVAFSIHLDIITEMTTASGSDCDFIFLHLGRDTNETGHTRISIKVFLDDLHLLHTRLNLLVDNLQAEEPMDTGDIVSALLNVERDEYEKHSPGADGWEETSPTTPADDPPMCGKPVVARHLQQHHVHARPARSPRLPLKLHLPPHPVVYVPEGMTEMAADRHFEISAKACFHVLFGDKSFVFPKLYFEHRAQQIAQGPWILVDEGKMQRDFQFKVNHVDLFGRSKSASINDFQTIDVYNDHVTYVVTHIKTAWHLPHSSSFKLVMKVVITHVAKSKCKLAVYIKIDWSKARALSKNLIERQALRDLSNDAEELAELATDQVRKLGPRSRTNRAIQVYGHVGQQTQVVVFSPAATGSSRKDATKPRTLTALLLETVRSFAESAVSSLIMWSFAGLRTIFGVISANRVILLLLGFSALTNLLLMSAESSAWWKERSAAKFMHRVGVKPNLVMSKAIYFADLDKATGAGSIEPSSPANSSCFSTYKNLMGSADVDAPWEDEGTTLTLPSSRSMARRLRRTRQRLGTYRHDLMVAMRVVNSVEREILQSEWENWLINEKSLCDSLDSAMKKSEEAKGSREDSRTRNLLSSMTSSRKGELWDWRDRHCGSCRDDLESLKKSRMAMPL; from the coding sequence ATGTCCATAGCCGCCGCCCAACGGCCGTCGGGCCAGGGCATCCCCGTCGGCCTCAACGAGGCGGCACTCGACTCGCCCGCCTTTCGAGCGTCGGCCGCCCACTTTGCTGACCAGATCGACGCGCTCGAGAAATGGCTCAACGGGTATGCCACCTCCACTTCGAGGCTCGTTCatgacgtcctcggcctcgaggagtCGGTCAATGCATATCTCGCCAGGTCGATGCCCTCGGCTGTCGAGAGCCTCGTCGAAAACGACTACAGCTTCCTCGCCCTGAAGTGGgttgccgacggccagcgaGAGTGCTGGGTGCAGATGCTGAGCAGCATGCGGAAGCTGGatgggctcgtcgtcgagccgatTCGTGCCTTTCTGGGCAACGATTTGCGAAACTTCAAGGAGATTCGCCGGTCGCTGGAGCAGACGCAACGGTCGTACGACTCCATCCTTGCCCGCTACGTCGGTCAATCGAAGACAAaggagccgtcggcgctcCGCGAAGATGCCTTCTCCGTCTACGAGAACCGAAAAGCCTACCTGCAAGCTTCCATGGACTACTGCCAGCTGGCACCCCAGCTCCGCTTCACCGTCGACAAGCTGCTCGTCAAGGTCTGCAACGAACTGTGGGAAGAGATGAAGCGCTCGCGCGACGTCTCGGCGAGCGCCACTCGATGGTCGCGTGAGATGGACAGGTTGCGAGGCTGGGCCAAGGAGATGGAGCTCTCCGAGAGCGTCTTCAGAACCGAGCTGCAGCACGCACGAAGGGCCATCGGCGAGAGCACCATGGAAGACTTCAAGCCGTCTCGCGAATTGGAAGACTACAGCACATCGACGGTCCCGCTCCTAGGATCGCGAGGGCCCATGAGCCTACGCGCCAAGGATGAGGCTCCTGGCATATCGGAAAAGCAGGGATGGCTGTCGTTGCGCGTCGCATCGAGCAAACCGGTTCGCTACACCTGGGTCCGCCGCTGGTACTACTGCCGCGATGGCGTCTTCGGTTGGCTCGTCGCCGGGTCCCACGGTGTGCTGCAGGGCGACGAGATTGGCGTGCTGCTCTGCAACgcgaggccggccgtcggcgaggagaggcGCTTCTGCCTCGAGGTCAAGACGAAGAACCAGACGATGATGTTGCAGGCGGAGACGCAAAAGCAGCTCGTCCAGTGGCTCGACGTTTTCGAGGTCACAAAGAAGAAGGCCTTTGAAGCCAGCATGGATCgcggctcgagctcgtcgtcgggcggcgCCGATCCTGCCTTttccatctcgccgccgtgcatGCCCGAGTTCTctgccaaggcggccgatAACccgctcggcgccgccgacgattcCAACCCCGGCTTCGAGAGATCGGCGACCCTCATTGTCCCGAGCCAAGATGGACATCTCGCCACTAGGCACAGCCTTGATGCCAACGGCAGTTTCGGTCGACGATCCTTCACCGCCCTCGGCAAGGACTTGGCGATGCGGGAAGATGGTGAGAGCGGCCGCGAGCATGCCGCAAGAATTATCCAGAGGCTGGACCTCCACCGCAGAAGCACGTTtaacgccggcggcgatgccggctccgtcgccgcctccaaCCCACCCGGCGGAACCATGAATTCGGCCTCAAGTCACAACCTGCTGCCCGTCGCTCCAAAGCTTGCTTCCAGGCTTGCGCCTCCTCTCGACAGTGCGCCTGGCTCCCTCGCTCCGCCGACATGGGCGAAGCCGCCGACTATGACGACCCTGAGCCGTGCTGCCGTCTTCGCTGCGGTGGAACGCCGTGGCCTCGGCAACGGTCGCAAGCTGCCAATGTCGGTCGTGGCCAATTTCTGGGGAAGCCATGTCTGGTCGGCCGCCGGTGGTGCGCCTGAGCAGCCTACCTTGCCCCGTCTGGACGACAATGATCCGTACGGCGTCGTCGTTCAGGAAACCGCACCGACGTCCCTGACCAGGGCCGCCGAGAAGCAGGCCGACCGTGATCCTTCCAACTACCCGATGGAACTGCACGCTCAGAACCCCCAATTCCGACTCTTGTTCCCGAACGCGGCGCCGGGCGAGAAGCTGGTGCTTGTGTTCAGGGCGGCCTGGTCGAGCGTCAGGGAGAGCGGGTCTCCGAGCCGGCCGCTCCAGGGCGACGGTCGCATCTTCGTGACGGCCGACAACATGTATTTCTACAGCCAGCATAtggggctcgtcgtcgccttcagCATCCATCTCGACATCATCACggagatgacgacggcctccgGGAGCGACTGCGACTTCATATTCTTGCACCTCGGCCGGGACACCAACGAGACGGGACACACGCGCATCAGCATCAAggtcttcctcgacgaccttCACCTGCTCCACACGCGCCTCAACCTCTTGGTGGACAACTTGCAAGCGGAGGAGCCCATGGACACGGGGGACATCGTCTCGGCCCTGCTCAACGTCGAGAGGGACGAGTACGAGAAGCACAGTCcgggcgccgacggctgggagGAGACGTCGCCCACCACGCCTGCGGATGACCCGCCCATGTGCGGGAAGCCGGTGGTGGCGCGTCATCTGCAGCAGCATCACGTTCATGCTCGACCGGCCAGAtcgccgaggctgccgttGAAGCTGCATCTCCCGCCTCATCCGGTCGTGTACGTGCCGGAGGGCATGAcggagatggcggccgacagGCACTTTGAGATCAGCGCCAAGGCATGCTTCCACGTCCTCTTCGGGGACAAGAGTTTCGTCTTCCCAAAGCTATACTTTGAGCACAGGGCGCAGCAGATTGCCCAGGGCCCCTGGATTCTCGTGGACGAGGGCAAGATGCAGCGAGACTTCCAGTTCAAGGTGAACCATGTTGACCTGTTTGGCCGTTCCAAGTCGGCGAGCATCAATGATTTCCAGACGATTGACGTCTACAACGACCATGTCACGTACGTCGTGACGCACATCAAAACAGCCTGGCACCTACCGCATTCCAGCAGCTTCAAACTGGTCATGAAGGTCGTCATCACGCACGTTGCCAAGTCAAAGTGCAAGCTTGCCGTGTACATCAAGATCGACTGGTCCAAGGCGCGCGCCCTGTCGAAGAATCTGATTGAAAGGCAGGCGCTCCGTGATTTGAGCAACGACGCCGaagagctcgccgagctggccaCCGACCAGGTGCGAAAGCTGGGGCCGCGGAGCCGCACCAATCGCGCGATACAAGTCTACGGTCACGTTGGCCAGCAGACGCAGGTTGTCGTcttctcgccggccgcgacgggcTCGAGCCGGAAGGATGCCACCAAGCCTCGCACGCTGACGGCCCTGCTGCTGGAGACTGTGAGGTCGTTCGCCGAGAGCGCCGTGTCTTCGCTCATCATGTGGTCGTTTGCCGGCCTGAGGACGATATTTGGCGTCATATCGGCGAATCGGGTCATACTCTTGCTGCTCGGCTTCAGCGCATTGACGAACCTGCTGTTGATGTCGGCCGAGTCCTCGGCGTGGTGGAAGGAAAGGAGCGCGGCAAAGTTTATGCATCGCGTGGGGGTGAAGCCCAACTTGGTGATGAGCAAGGCAATCTACTTTGCGGATCTGGACAAGGCCACCGGCGCGGGCAGCATCGagccatcatcgccggcaAACAGCTCCTGCTTTAGCACTTACAAGAACCTTATGGGCTCCGCCGACGTGGACGCGCCCTGGGAGGACGAAGGCACGACGTTGACCTTGCCGTCCAGCCGCTCCATGGCTCGCCGGCTGCGGCGAACACGACAGCGGTTGGGGACGTACCGCCACGATCTGATGGTGGCAATGCGCGTCGTCAACAGCGTAGAGCGGGAGATTTTGCAGTCGGAATGGGAAAATTGGCTCATCAACGAGAAGTCTTTATGCGACAGCCTAGATTCGGCGATGAAGAAGagcgaggaggccaagggctCTCGGG